One segment of Clostridium botulinum DNA contains the following:
- a CDS encoding sodium-dependent transporter: MSKREGFSSKLGFILSCIGAAIGLGNVWMFPYKLGENGGAAFLIPYFLFVIILGVVGLMGEFAFGRMYKQGSLGGIRQAFKDKNLRGGKIISIIPTLGLTGIFMFYTVVIGWVLKYFFISLTGEISSINTETYFANFANSPNVILWHALAVVITLVIVSFGVTKGIEKINKIIIPLLFIIFIVLIIKSLSLPNAFEGVQYLLKPDWGHLLKPSTWVMALGQAFFTVSITGCCMVACGSYANDKFDIPNCAMNTAAFDTLSALLAAFMIMPAVFALGLNPTAGPALMFVTVPSIFQTMPLGGLLSALFFLSIIFASISSSIAMLEGPVEAVLSVTKWSRKKATIIIASVAFIFAIPLGLNGELFNNFTNFITIILSPIGAVITAFVFYYIVDNKKALDEVNKGAKYKLGIGFIKFGKYIFVPATIIIIILGVIYGGIG, encoded by the coding sequence GTGAGTAAAAGAGAAGGTTTTTCAAGTAAATTGGGATTTATACTATCTTGCATTGGAGCAGCGATAGGTTTAGGAAATGTATGGATGTTTCCTTATAAGCTTGGTGAAAATGGCGGTGCGGCATTTTTAATTCCATATTTTTTATTTGTAATTATTTTAGGGGTAGTTGGATTAATGGGAGAGTTTGCATTCGGGAGAATGTATAAACAAGGATCACTAGGAGGAATAAGACAAGCATTTAAAGATAAGAACTTAAGAGGAGGTAAGATAATATCTATAATTCCTACTCTTGGATTAACAGGTATATTTATGTTTTATACAGTGGTAATCGGATGGGTTCTAAAGTACTTTTTCATAAGTTTAACTGGAGAGATATCATCAATAAACACTGAAACATATTTTGCGAATTTTGCCAATAGTCCTAACGTTATCTTGTGGCATGCATTGGCTGTTGTAATAACACTAGTAATAGTAAGCTTTGGAGTAACAAAAGGAATTGAAAAGATTAATAAAATAATTATTCCATTATTGTTTATTATTTTTATAGTATTAATAATTAAATCTTTAAGTTTACCTAACGCATTTGAAGGAGTACAGTATTTATTAAAACCTGATTGGGGACATTTATTAAAACCAAGTACATGGGTTATGGCATTGGGACAAGCATTTTTTACAGTATCTATAACTGGATGTTGTATGGTTGCATGTGGAAGTTATGCTAACGATAAGTTTGATATACCTAATTGTGCTATGAATACAGCTGCATTTGATACTTTATCAGCATTATTAGCTGCATTTATGATCATGCCAGCAGTTTTTGCATTAGGATTAAACCCTACAGCAGGACCTGCATTAATGTTTGTTACAGTACCGAGTATATTTCAAACCATGCCATTAGGCGGTTTATTAAGTGCATTATTCTTCTTAAGTATAATATTTGCATCTATTTCTTCATCCATAGCAATGCTTGAAGGACCTGTAGAAGCAGTTTTAAGTGTAACTAAGTGGAGTAGAAAAAAGGCTACAATAATTATAGCAAGTGTTGCATTTATTTTTGCAATTCCTCTAGGTCTTAATGGAGAATTATTTAATAATTTTACAAACTTCATAACAATAATTTTATCACCAATAGGAGCAGTAATAACAGCATTTGTTTTCTACTATATAGTTGATAATAAGAAAGCACTAGATGAAGTAAATAAAGGTGCAAAATATAAATTAGGAATTGGATTTATTAAATTTGGAAAATACATATTTGTTCCAGCAACAATAATTATAATAATTCTTGGTGTTATATATGGCGGAATTGGTTAA
- a CDS encoding PTS transporter subunit EIIC has protein sequence MRNEELNIRTIVPDRCISKVNDSISKIIDIISGMFVPIINVMSAAGILKGIVAILGAMNILTPNSDTYIIFNGIADAFFYYIPMFLAFTAAKKLKANQYTAVFIAVIMLHPNITSLLKEKDIINFIGININSVTYSSSVIPIILAVGLLHYVEGFFSKIIPSVVKEFFTPLCSILVVVPITFIVFGPIGTVIGNGLASIYENIYAFNPIMAGACLGFLIQPMVIFGFHWSLVPLAINNIALNGYDTILALMGPAVFAQAGAALAVFFITKNKNLKTVAASASISAIFGVTEPALFGVNLLLKRPLFFVCLAGGIGGAVVGISGSSAISFAFPGLGTIPVFLGLGFKGFLIGCALGFIISFLLTIIFKFKDVEY, from the coding sequence ATGAGAAATGAAGAATTGAATATCAGAACAATTGTACCAGATAGATGTATATCAAAAGTAAACGATTCAATCAGTAAGATAATAGATATTATATCTGGGATGTTTGTACCAATTATTAATGTAATGAGTGCAGCAGGAATTTTAAAAGGAATTGTAGCTATATTAGGAGCAATGAATATATTAACACCTAATAGTGATACATATATAATTTTTAATGGAATAGCAGATGCATTTTTTTATTATATCCCTATGTTTCTAGCATTTACTGCTGCTAAAAAATTAAAGGCTAATCAATATACAGCAGTTTTTATAGCAGTTATTATGTTGCATCCTAATATAACTAGTTTGCTTAAGGAAAAAGATATTATTAATTTTATTGGTATCAATATAAATTCAGTAACATATTCATCTAGCGTAATTCCAATAATATTGGCAGTGGGTCTTTTACATTACGTTGAAGGATTTTTTTCTAAAATTATACCAAGTGTAGTAAAAGAATTTTTTACACCATTATGTTCTATATTAGTAGTTGTTCCTATAACGTTTATAGTATTTGGACCTATTGGAACTGTAATAGGTAATGGACTAGCAAGTATATATGAAAATATTTATGCATTTAATCCAATCATGGCAGGAGCATGTTTAGGATTTTTAATTCAACCTATGGTTATATTTGGATTTCATTGGAGTTTAGTGCCACTTGCAATTAATAATATTGCGTTAAATGGTTATGATACAATTCTTGCTTTAATGGGACCAGCAGTTTTTGCACAAGCAGGTGCAGCTTTAGCAGTATTTTTCATTACTAAAAATAAAAACTTAAAAACAGTAGCAGCATCAGCATCTATTTCAGCTATATTTGGGGTTACAGAGCCTGCATTATTTGGTGTAAACCTTTTATTAAAAAGACCATTATTCTTTGTTTGTTTAGCTGGTGGAATAGGTGGTGCAGTTGTTGGAATTAGTGGTTCTAGCGCAATATCTTTTGCATTTCCTGGATTAGGAACAATACCAGTTTTCTTAGGATTAGGATTTAAAGGTTTTCTAATTGGATGTGCACTTGGTTTTATAATAAGTTTTTTATTAACAATAATATTTAAATTTAAAGATGTAGAATACTAA
- a CDS encoding cobyrinate a,c-diamide synthase → MKSIIVSSNCSGGGKTTFTLGLMRALKNKGLKVQGYKVGPDYIDTAFHKEATGVESRNLDTFLMDKDGIKRSYFKGTGDIGIIEGVMGLYDGVGATTKASTYDISNTLGNMPIILVLSPKGQSSTLCAEINGLKNYRNANIVGVVLNCISEKYYKLLKYSIEKNCNIKVFGHIPKNEELKISSRHLGLVQSSEIDNLQDKLKLCSELISEYIDLNGILEVMSEAKCDKSNNKVELNIKNRNLNIAIAKDKAFSFYYKDNIEVLKSIGNITYFSPINDDKLPDNVDFIYIGGGYPEVFKEELEKNISMRKSIKNALNSGVKCYAECGGLMYLTEEIDAFKMVGFFNGKSEMTKGLKRFGYCTVNIDEKYLGQEIKINAHEFHKSDVSLNENKIYNIEKTQYDGEKITWECGYLKNNTLAGYAHINFLGNIKLLEGLINR, encoded by the coding sequence TTGAAATCTATAATTGTTTCATCTAATTGTAGTGGTGGAGGAAAAACAACTTTTACATTAGGACTTATGCGTGCTTTAAAAAATAAAGGCTTAAAAGTACAGGGATATAAGGTTGGACCTGATTATATAGATACAGCTTTTCACAAAGAAGCTACAGGAGTAGAATCTAGAAATCTGGATACATTTTTAATGGACAAAGATGGGATTAAAAGGAGCTACTTTAAAGGCACTGGTGACATTGGGATAATTGAAGGGGTAATGGGATTATACGATGGAGTAGGCGCAACAACAAAAGCTTCAACTTATGATATTTCTAATACATTAGGAAACATGCCAATAATTTTAGTGCTTTCACCTAAAGGGCAAAGCTCAACACTATGTGCAGAAATAAACGGTCTTAAGAATTATAGAAATGCTAATATTGTTGGTGTTGTATTAAACTGTATAAGTGAAAAATATTATAAACTTTTAAAATATTCTATAGAAAAAAACTGTAATATAAAAGTATTTGGACATATTCCTAAAAATGAAGAATTAAAAATTTCTAGCAGGCATTTAGGTCTTGTGCAAAGTTCAGAAATAGATAATTTACAGGATAAATTAAAATTATGTAGTGAGTTAATCAGTGAATATATTGATTTAAATGGTATTTTAGAGGTTATGTCAGAAGCTAAATGTGATAAGAGCAATAATAAAGTAGAACTTAATATAAAAAATAGGAACTTAAATATTGCAATAGCAAAAGACAAAGCATTTAGCTTTTACTATAAAGATAATATAGAAGTTTTAAAATCCATTGGAAATATAACATATTTTAGTCCTATTAATGATGATAAGTTACCAGATAACGTAGATTTTATATATATAGGTGGAGGGTATCCAGAAGTTTTTAAAGAAGAATTAGAAAAAAATATATCTATGAGAAAAAGTATAAAAAATGCATTGAATTCAGGCGTAAAGTGCTATGCTGAATGTGGTGGACTTATGTATTTGACAGAGGAAATTGATGCTTTTAAGATGGTTGGCTTCTTTAATGGAAAAAGTGAAATGACTAAAGGACTTAAAAGATTTGGATACTGTACAGTAAATATAGATGAAAAATATTTGGGGCAGGAAATTAAAATAAATGCTCATGAGTTTCATAAATCAGATGTTAGCTTAAATGAGAATAAAATATATAACATTGAAAAAACACAATATGATGGTGAAAAGATAACTTGGGAATGTGGATATTTAAAAAATAACACATTAGCAGGCTATGCACATATTAATTTCTTGGGAAATATTAAATTATTAGAAGGCTTAATAAATAGATAA
- a CDS encoding NAD(P)-dependent alcohol dehydrogenase — translation MEGKMKVAVMNGIGKMGFEEREIPKVLNNEVLVKIDYVGICGSDLHYYETGRIGDYIVESPFVLGHEPGGVVVEVGKNVSHLKVGDRVALEPGKTCGHCEFCKTGRYNLCPDVIFFATPPVGGTFQEYVAHEADLCFKLPDNVSTMEGALIEPLAVGFHAAKQGDAHAGQSAVVLGAGCIGLVTLLALKAMGLTEVYVVDIMQNRLDKALELGATAVINGKDKDSVKAILELTDGKGCDLAFETAGTEITSQQSVSMVKKGSNIVLVGYGKTGMINMPMSLALDKEITFKTVFRYRHIYPMAIKAVESGAVNLKGIVTNIFDFDDVQNAMDYSINNKAEIVKAVVKISK, via the coding sequence ATGGAAGGAAAAATGAAAGTAGCAGTAATGAATGGAATAGGAAAAATGGGATTTGAAGAAAGAGAAATTCCTAAGGTATTAAATAACGAAGTACTAGTAAAAATAGATTATGTAGGAATTTGTGGATCAGATCTTCATTATTATGAAACAGGAAGAATTGGTGATTATATAGTTGAATCACCATTTGTATTAGGTCATGAACCCGGTGGAGTTGTAGTTGAAGTTGGTAAAAATGTATCACACCTTAAAGTTGGAGACAGAGTAGCATTAGAACCAGGAAAAACATGTGGTCATTGTGAATTCTGTAAAACAGGAAGATATAATCTTTGCCCAGACGTAATTTTCTTCGCAACACCACCAGTTGGAGGAACATTCCAAGAATATGTAGCTCACGAAGCAGATCTTTGCTTTAAATTACCAGATAACGTAAGTACTATGGAAGGTGCATTAATAGAACCACTTGCTGTTGGATTTCATGCAGCTAAACAAGGCGACGCTCATGCAGGACAAAGTGCAGTAGTATTAGGGGCAGGATGTATTGGTCTTGTTACACTACTAGCATTAAAGGCAATGGGATTAACAGAAGTTTATGTTGTAGATATAATGCAAAATAGATTAGATAAAGCTTTAGAATTAGGAGCTACTGCAGTAATTAATGGAAAAGATAAAGATTCAGTAAAGGCAATTTTAGAGTTAACTGATGGCAAAGGTTGTGACTTAGCATTTGAAACAGCAGGAACAGAAATTACTTCTCAACAATCAGTTAGTATGGTTAAAAAAGGTTCAAATATAGTATTGGTAGGTTATGGAAAGACTGGCATGATTAATATGCCAATGAGCTTAGCATTAGATAAAGAAATAACATTTAAAACTGTATTTAGATATAGACATATATACCCAATGGCAATTAAAGCAGTTGAAAGTGGAGCTGTAAATTTAAAAGGAATTGTTACAAATATATTTGATTTTGATGATGTACAAAATGCAATGGATTATAGCATAAACAATAAAGCTGAAATTGTAAAAGCTGTAGTAAAAATTTCTAAATAG
- a CDS encoding VOC family protein, producing MVDNMLGMAHIGIPTKNIEKTKEFYTSLGFEILMETFNEEAKEKVAFLQLKDIVIETYETMTIAGKPGAVDHIAISVNNIEDVFNEIKSKGYCLLHETIQYLPFGKAELSFS from the coding sequence TTGGTAGATAATATGTTAGGAATGGCTCATATAGGTATTCCTACAAAAAATATAGAAAAAACTAAAGAATTTTATACTAGTTTAGGGTTTGAAATTTTAATGGAGACATTTAATGAAGAAGCAAAAGAAAAAGTAGCTTTTCTTCAATTAAAAGATATAGTCATTGAAACTTATGAAACAATGACTATTGCTGGAAAACCAGGTGCAGTAGATCATATAGCGATAAGTGTTAATAATATCGAAGATGTATTTAATGAAATTAAAAGTAAGGGATATTGTTTATTGCATGAAACTATACAATATTTACCTTTTGGGAAAGCGGAGTTAAGTTTTTCATGA
- a CDS encoding precorrin-8X methylmutase, whose product MDYLKNPMGIEEKSFEIIGEELGAHSFSDEELLIVKRVIHTTADFEYKDLVKISKDAINAGKEVLSKGATIYTDTNMALNGINKMALAKTNSKVICYVNEPDVHIEAKEKGITRSMAAVEKACSDNVDIFVFGNAPTALFKLKELIKEKKANPKLVIAVPVGFVGAAESKENLDELGIPYIRVKGRKGGSTVAAAIVNALLYMIVKR is encoded by the coding sequence ATGGATTATTTGAAAAATCCTATGGGGATTGAAGAAAAAAGTTTTGAGATAATAGGTGAGGAATTGGGAGCACATTCTTTTTCTGATGAAGAACTTTTAATTGTTAAAAGAGTTATACATACAACAGCTGATTTTGAATATAAAGATTTAGTTAAAATAAGTAAAGATGCTATAAATGCAGGCAAAGAAGTTTTATCTAAAGGTGCCACAATATATACGGATACTAATATGGCGTTAAATGGTATAAATAAGATGGCATTAGCTAAAACAAATAGTAAGGTAATTTGTTATGTAAATGAGCCAGATGTTCATATTGAAGCAAAGGAAAAAGGTATTACTAGAAGCATGGCAGCAGTTGAAAAGGCTTGTAGTGATAATGTAGATATATTTGTATTTGGAAATGCACCTACTGCATTGTTTAAACTTAAGGAACTTATCAAAGAAAAGAAAGCAAATCCTAAGCTTGTAATAGCAGTTCCAGTAGGCTTTGTTGGAGCCGCTGAAAGTAAGGAAAATTTAGATGAATTAGGAATTCCATATATAAGAGTTAAGGGTAGAAAAGGTGGAAGTACTGTTGCTGCTGCGATTGTAAATGCACTTTTGTATATGATTGTTAAAAGATAG
- the cbiT gene encoding precorrin-6Y C5,15-methyltransferase (decarboxylating) subunit CbiT → MIFIKDDEFIRGKCPMTKEEIRVLSISKMNLKEKSFVLDIGCGTGSITVQASKIAKQGKVLAIEKEEEAYNITKNNVEKFECNNVMVLNKKATNALYALYDEEVEFDSIFIGGSSGELEEIIKICDNILSSDGTIVMNFITLDNAYKAIETMKKLNYKVDVSMVNISKNRGDTLMMISLNPIYIIQCRRGEE, encoded by the coding sequence ATGATATTTATAAAAGATGATGAATTTATTAGAGGCAAGTGTCCAATGACAAAGGAAGAAATCAGAGTACTTTCAATAAGTAAGATGAACTTAAAAGAAAAATCTTTTGTATTAGATATAGGATGTGGAACTGGAAGTATTACAGTTCAAGCTTCTAAAATTGCGAAACAAGGTAAAGTCTTAGCCATAGAAAAGGAAGAAGAGGCCTATAATATTACAAAAAACAACGTAGAAAAATTTGAATGTAATAATGTTATGGTTTTAAATAAGAAGGCTACTAATGCGCTTTATGCATTATATGATGAAGAGGTAGAATTTGATTCTATATTTATAGGGGGAAGTTCTGGAGAATTAGAAGAGATAATAAAAATTTGTGACAATATTTTAAGTTCTGATGGAACAATTGTTATGAACTTTATAACTTTAGATAATGCATATAAAGCTATAGAAACAATGAAAAAACTAAATTATAAAGTAGATGTTTCTATGGTTAATATAAGTAAGAATAGAGGGGATACGCTTATGATGATATCTCTTAACCCAATATATATAATTCAATGTAGAAGAGGAGAAGAATAA
- the cbiE gene encoding precorrin-6y C5,15-methyltransferase (decarboxylating) subunit CbiE, giving the protein MLFVVGLGPGHEDYIIKKAENVLKSSDVIIGFKRAVDSLNFIDNKKIYLKSLKDLEKILEENKKINISLVASGDPMFYGIVNYLNNNITYDFEVIPGISSFQYLASKVKLPWNNAHLGSLHGRNEEFINTVKENNMTVWLTDKENNPSKLCEILYSKIIDCNVIIGENLSYEDEIINIGKPEEFINKQFSELSILIISRE; this is encoded by the coding sequence ATGTTATTTGTAGTTGGACTTGGTCCAGGTCATGAAGATTATATTATAAAAAAAGCAGAAAATGTATTAAAAAGTTCAGATGTAATTATAGGGTTTAAAAGAGCTGTAGATTCTCTAAATTTTATTGATAATAAAAAGATTTATTTAAAAAGTTTAAAAGATTTAGAGAAAATATTAGAAGAAAATAAAAAAATTAATATTTCATTAGTAGCGTCAGGTGATCCAATGTTTTATGGAATAGTAAATTATTTAAACAACAATATTACATATGATTTTGAAGTTATACCAGGAATAAGTTCTTTTCAGTATTTAGCATCAAAGGTTAAATTGCCTTGGAATAATGCACATTTAGGTAGTTTACATGGGAGAAATGAAGAGTTTATAAATACTGTAAAAGAAAATAATATGACGGTATGGTTAACTGATAAAGAAAATAATCCAAGTAAGCTATGTGAAATTTTATATTCTAAAATTATTGATTGTAATGTAATTATAGGTGAAAATCTTTCTTATGAGGACGAAATTATAAATATAGGAAAACCTGAAGAGTTTATAAATAAACAATTTAGTGAACTTAGTATTTTAATAATTAGTAGAGAGTAA
- the cbiD gene encoding cobalt-precorrin-5B (C(1))-methyltransferase CbiD, with product MFEMYIESGMNKLRCGYTTGSCATGAAKAATMLLFDLINSEEELNEIEIDTPKGIKVEMPIDNVVVGKNFVQCTILKFSGDDKDITMGLEIQARVEKIRKEEAEGLSKKLISNESKTIVLDGGIGVGRVTKDGLFVAKGEPAINPVPRQMIIKEIESILPKDKYVKVVISVPQGTEIGKKTFNPRLGIEGGISILGTSGIVYPMSEDALKASIKLEIKQKSLKSKNLILTFGNLGENYCKYLGYKEEEIVICSNFIGFALECCVSCNVKSIIIVGHIGKMSKIAYGCFNTHSRVCGVRLEVLALELTLLGYDISLVNKVLNEKTCEGAVKLLGSGYENLYENIGQKILNSMKTYVYDELKIDAVMYYGASNPILLWSSCLE from the coding sequence ATGTTTGAAATGTATATTGAAAGTGGAATGAATAAGTTAAGATGTGGATATACAACAGGATCATGTGCTACAGGAGCAGCTAAGGCAGCAACTATGCTACTTTTTGATTTGATAAATAGTGAAGAAGAGCTAAATGAAATAGAAATAGATACTCCAAAAGGTATAAAAGTTGAAATGCCAATTGATAATGTTGTGGTAGGAAAAAATTTTGTTCAATGTACCATATTAAAATTTAGCGGTGATGATAAAGATATTACAATGGGATTAGAGATACAGGCAAGAGTAGAAAAGATAAGGAAAGAAGAAGCAGAAGGATTATCTAAAAAGTTAATAAGTAATGAAAGCAAGACTATTGTATTAGATGGTGGAATTGGTGTTGGAAGAGTTACAAAAGATGGATTATTTGTAGCAAAGGGAGAGCCAGCTATAAATCCAGTTCCAAGACAAATGATAATAAAAGAGATTGAAAGTATTCTGCCTAAAGATAAATATGTAAAAGTTGTAATTTCTGTTCCACAAGGTACAGAAATAGGTAAAAAGACTTTTAATCCAAGGCTTGGTATAGAAGGTGGAATATCCATATTAGGTACATCAGGAATAGTATATCCAATGTCAGAAGATGCATTAAAAGCTTCTATAAAGCTAGAGATAAAACAAAAGTCTTTAAAATCTAAAAATCTTATACTTACTTTTGGGAATTTGGGAGAAAATTATTGTAAGTACTTAGGTTATAAAGAAGAAGAAATTGTAATATGTTCAAATTTCATAGGCTTTGCCTTAGAATGCTGTGTTTCCTGTAATGTTAAGAGTATTATTATAGTTGGACATATAGGAAAGATGAGTAAGATAGCCTATGGATGCTTTAATACACATAGTAGAGTGTGTGGTGTAAGGCTTGAAGTTTTAGCTTTAGAATTAACGCTTTTAGGATATGATATCTCTTTAGTAAATAAGGTTCTAAATGAAAAAACTTGTGAAGGTGCTGTAAAATTATTAGGTAGTGGATATGAAAACCTATATGAAAATATAGGTCAAAAAATACTAAATAGTATGAAAACTTACGTTTATGATGAGCTAAAAATAGATGCAGTTATGTATTATGGTGCATCAAATCCAATATTACTTTGGAGTTCATGTTTGGAGTGA
- a CDS encoding sirohydrochlorin cobaltochelatase — translation MKKAILVVSFGTSHIDALENSIERIENKIRAEFKDYEIFRAFTAHKIIKKLKNVHNLEIATPEEALEDLHRKGFEEIIVQPLHIIPGEEFDYIKGVAKRFEDKFSSLKLGRPIFYYQGIEEAPEDYSLFIDSIEGLLKKNECTILFGHGTPHCCNSVYGCLQSVLVDEGYDNVFVGTVEGYPTFETVLKRLKRKDIKNVTLVPLMVVAGDHVKNDMASDEEDSWKSMLLNEGINAEAYIHGLGEIDKFSQLYISRIYDLIEDRYLNVGSTKKLHCTLI, via the coding sequence ATGAAAAAAGCAATTTTAGTAGTTAGTTTCGGGACAAGCCATATAGACGCATTAGAAAATTCTATTGAAAGAATCGAGAATAAAATAAGAGCTGAATTTAAAGATTATGAAATATTCAGAGCTTTTACAGCACATAAAATAATAAAAAAGCTAAAGAATGTTCATAATTTAGAAATAGCTACACCAGAAGAAGCATTAGAAGATTTACATAGAAAAGGATTTGAAGAAATTATAGTTCAACCATTACATATAATTCCAGGTGAGGAGTTTGATTATATAAAAGGTGTAGCAAAAAGATTTGAAGATAAGTTTTCTTCTCTTAAGCTTGGAAGACCAATATTTTATTATCAAGGAATAGAAGAGGCACCAGAGGATTATTCATTGTTCATAGACAGTATAGAGGGTTTATTAAAGAAAAATGAATGTACTATATTATTTGGACATGGAACACCACACTGTTGCAATTCAGTATATGGTTGTCTTCAAAGTGTTTTAGTAGATGAAGGCTATGATAATGTTTTTGTTGGAACTGTAGAAGGATATCCTACTTTTGAAACAGTATTAAAAAGACTGAAAAGAAAAGATATTAAAAATGTTACTTTAGTACCATTGATGGTGGTTGCAGGCGATCATGTTAAAAATGATATGGCATCAGATGAGGAAGATTCTTGGAAGAGTATGTTATTAAATGAGGGGATAAATGCTGAAGCATATATTCATGGATTAGGTGAAATAGATAAATTTTCACAACTTTATATTTCAAGAATTTATGATCTTATAGAAGACAGATATTTAAATGTAGGAAGTACAAAGAAACTACACTGCACTTTAATATAA
- a CDS encoding carbohydrate kinase family protein, which produces MFDVVAIGELLIDFTFGGKDDSGNTIFCQKAGGAPANVLAANSKLGGKTAFIGKVGQDSFGEFLKETLKNLNININGLVRTNKVNTTLAFVNIDKNGERSFSFYRNPGADMMLEYEEVNREIIDECNIFHFGSVSLTKGPSQDATLKAVQYAKQKGKIISYDPNYRPLLWDDNEYAKKMMLEGLKFADIIKVSEEELELLTGETDLINGLNKLPQNDASLVLISLGENGSFYKKGNIYGLVEPYKVKAIDTNGAGDSFFGALHYKLIGKSLLDIKNMQKEEIEDIIKFANAAGAITTTRSGAIAALPQLNEVENMIL; this is translated from the coding sequence ATGTTTGATGTAGTTGCAATAGGTGAATTATTAATAGATTTTACATTTGGTGGTAAGGATGATTCAGGAAATACAATTTTTTGTCAAAAGGCAGGAGGAGCACCAGCAAATGTTTTAGCGGCAAATAGTAAATTAGGTGGAAAAACAGCGTTTATAGGAAAAGTTGGACAAGATTCTTTTGGAGAATTTTTAAAAGAAACACTTAAAAATTTAAATATTAATATAAATGGATTAGTAAGAACTAATAAAGTAAATACAACGTTAGCTTTTGTTAATATAGATAAAAATGGAGAACGTTCATTTAGCTTTTATAGAAATCCAGGGGCAGATATGATGTTAGAGTATGAAGAAGTTAATAGGGAAATTATTGATGAATGTAACATTTTTCACTTTGGATCTGTATCTTTAACAAAAGGACCATCTCAAGATGCAACTTTAAAAGCGGTTCAATATGCAAAGCAAAAAGGCAAAATCATAAGCTATGATCCTAACTACAGACCTCTTTTATGGGATGATAATGAATATGCTAAAAAGATGATGTTAGAAGGATTAAAATTTGCAGATATTATTAAAGTTTCAGAGGAAGAATTAGAATTATTAACTGGTGAAACAGATTTAATAAATGGTTTAAATAAGTTACCTCAAAATGATGCGAGTTTAGTACTTATATCTCTGGGAGAAAATGGATCATTTTATAAAAAAGGTAATATTTATGGATTAGTTGAACCTTATAAGGTTAAAGCAATAGATACAAATGGAGCAGGAGATTCTTTTTTTGGAGCATTGCATTATAAATTGATAGGAAAAAGCTTATTAGATATAAAAAATATGCAAAAAGAAGAAATTGAAGATATAATTAAATTCGCTAATGCAGCAGGGGCTATTACAACAACAAGAAGTGGTGCTATAGCAGCATTACCACAGTTAAATGAAGTTGAAAATATGATATTGTAA